A genome region from uncultured Methanobrevibacter sp. includes the following:
- a CDS encoding NAD-dependent epimerase/dehydratase family protein: MRDKNILITGGLGFIGSHIANTLLENNNIVILDNLTTGNINNLNNPDNENLKIVKEDIRNINLDDLTSDIDYVFHLAAMASVPLSIDKPVECSDINLNATIKLLESCVKNDVEKIIFSSSSSVYGPNKNMPLKESEQPMPKSPYAASKASCELYLKAFNDSYGLNYTALRYFNVFGPGQDKNSQYAAVIPNFISSILEGVQPEIYGDGEQTRDFVYVKDVVKANINAAESDYNGIVNVASGEKLSVNQLYEIIKTTLNSDLEPEYLPERQGDIKHSLADVSNMIKINCKIDSKDFESQLIETVNWFKTIL, from the coding sequence ATGAGGGATAAAAATATTTTAATAACTGGTGGGCTCGGATTTATCGGTTCACATATTGCTAATACATTATTGGAGAATAATAATATTGTTATTCTTGATAATCTTACTACAGGTAACATCAATAATCTAAACAATCCCGATAATGAAAATTTGAAAATTGTAAAAGAGGACATTCGTAATATTAATCTGGATGATTTGACATCGGATATTGACTATGTATTTCACCTTGCGGCAATGGCAAGTGTGCCTTTAAGTATAGACAAGCCCGTCGAATGCAGTGACATAAACCTCAACGCTACCATAAAACTTCTGGAATCCTGCGTAAAAAATGATGTTGAAAAAATAATTTTTTCATCTTCATCTTCCGTTTACGGACCTAATAAAAATATGCCTTTAAAAGAAAGCGAACAGCCAATGCCAAAATCACCATATGCCGCTTCAAAGGCAAGCTGTGAATTATACCTTAAAGCGTTTAACGACAGTTACGGCCTGAATTACACTGCATTAAGATATTTCAATGTTTTTGGTCCTGGCCAGGACAAGAATTCACAGTATGCAGCAGTAATTCCGAATTTCATAAGCTCAATTTTAGAAGGAGTTCAGCCTGAAATCTACGGTGACGGTGAGCAGACAAGAGATTTTGTTTACGTTAAAGATGTCGTTAAAGCAAACATCAATGCAGCAGAGTCCGACTACAACGGAATCGTTAATGTTGCATCAGGTGAAAAACTCAGCGTCAATCAGCTGTATGAAATCATTAAAACAACCCTCAACAGTGATTTGGAACCCGAATATTTACCTGAAAGACAGGGAGACATCAAGCACTCCCTGGCCGATGTAAGCAACATGATCAAAATCAACTGTAAAATCGACTCCAAGGATTTCGAGTCCCAGCTTATTGAAACAGTCAACTGGTTTAAAACAATTTTATAG
- a CDS encoding DUF1959 family protein, with the protein MDDAEKLRLMQTRIVKSFAWQRDVIVPLSKDFDCTIEELEEVFFNLFNMDTLEAMHGTFKSAEDICLYQKFNADLRLCWFSGTLEAITPEDAKSLKMKLVEEVKNGKSYEDALKEGQLELFELLKKEANTNHVHI; encoded by the coding sequence ATGGATGATGCAGAAAAATTAAGGTTGATGCAGACAAGAATCGTAAAAAGTTTTGCATGGCAGAGGGATGTTATAGTGCCGCTTTCCAAAGATTTTGACTGTACTATAGAAGAACTGGAGGAAGTGTTCTTTAATTTGTTCAATATGGATACTCTAGAAGCGATGCATGGAACATTCAAATCAGCAGAAGACATTTGCCTTTATCAGAAATTCAATGCCGATTTGAGATTATGCTGGTTCAGCGGTACACTTGAAGCAATAACTCCGGAAGATGCTAAAAGTCTTAAAATGAAACTTGTTGAAGAAGTAAAAAATGGTAAATCTTATGAAGATGCCTTAAAAGAAGGTCAATTAGAATTATTTGAATTATTAAAAAAAGAAGCGAATACTAATCATGTTCATATTTAA
- a CDS encoding EhaF family protein has product MRIGALWNKLADPKNVPRLFAFCLGVILIAGLIVPMALNPDQLYVRPAPQEQIDEGLAIAPYDRGGEVLTQPGEINPQYPDNAASLGMITGYMSPLAQFISSISPYFGTSIYSSPGGLIDEILYYTRGFDTILESSILMMSFIIASWLSINYTMNRKNDKGEIKEDVKKAISDSTKVANEVKANDAKARSKQLRRDN; this is encoded by the coding sequence ATGAGGATCGGAGCTTTATGGAATAAACTGGCTGACCCTAAAAATGTTCCTCGTCTATTTGCGTTTTGTTTAGGAGTAATTTTAATTGCAGGTTTAATTGTGCCTATGGCATTAAATCCAGATCAATTATATGTTAGACCAGCTCCGCAAGAGCAAATCGATGAAGGTTTAGCTATCGCACCTTACGACAGGGGCGGAGAAGTTTTAACTCAGCCTGGTGAAATTAATCCTCAATATCCTGATAATGCCGCCAGTTTAGGTATGATAACAGGATATATGTCACCGCTGGCACAGTTCATCTCTTCAATTTCTCCTTACTTTGGAACATCAATCTATTCATCCCCTGGTGGATTAATTGATGAAATCCTCTATTATACAAGAGGTTTCGATACAATACTGGAATCAAGCATATTGATGATGTCATTCATTATCGCTTCATGGCTGTCCATAAACTACACCATGAACCGCAAAAATGACAAAGGCGAAATTAAAGAGGATGTTAAAAAAGCTATTTCTGATTCAACAAAAGTAGCTAATGAAGTTAAAGCTAATGATGCAAAAGCAAGATCAAAGCAATTGAGGAGGGATAACTGA
- a CDS encoding nickel-dependent hydrogenase large subunit, producing MIVPIGPIHPALKEPIRLKLQTEGERVVKAEIEYGYVHRGIEKIIEGKTWQKGIYLSERVCGICSYEHTQTFAETIEKISDVDVPVRAQFLRVIANELDRIQSHLLANSTFFKSMDHETLFMHVLELREYAMDSIELLTGNRVNMGWNVVGGVRMDADERHFEPILKNLEKIEETFDITRNLFAEGPALALRCKDIGYMSKKEAIKGRAVGPIGRASGITEDFRIGHYTYDDYFDFNVIVRHEGDNYARTMTRFDEIPESIKIIRQAIDNIPKGEVRTPANIKSGYAMRQNEAPRGEVTYMIETNGNLIKNISIRTPSIANMDSCAKYMIRDVPTVADAVATYASCDPCVACAERVAITDEAGKTAIKDFYEVK from the coding sequence ATGATAGTGCCTATTGGTCCAATTCACCCTGCTTTAAAAGAACCTATAAGATTAAAACTTCAGACTGAAGGGGAAAGAGTTGTTAAAGCAGAAATCGAATACGGTTATGTTCACAGGGGAATTGAAAAGATAATTGAAGGAAAAACCTGGCAGAAAGGAATTTATCTTTCAGAAAGAGTCTGCGGTATCTGTTCATATGAGCACACTCAGACATTTGCTGAAACTATTGAAAAGATTTCTGATGTTGATGTGCCTGTAAGGGCCCAGTTCCTAAGGGTAATTGCAAACGAACTTGACAGGATTCAAAGTCACCTGCTTGCAAATTCAACATTCTTCAAATCAATGGATCATGAAACTCTGTTTATGCATGTTCTGGAGTTAAGGGAATATGCAATGGATTCAATTGAACTGTTAACCGGAAACAGGGTTAATATGGGTTGGAATGTTGTAGGTGGGGTGAGAATGGATGCTGATGAGCGTCACTTTGAACCGATTCTTAAAAACCTTGAAAAAATCGAAGAGACTTTTGACATTACCCGTAATCTGTTTGCAGAAGGTCCTGCTCTGGCTTTAAGATGCAAAGATATAGGATACATGTCTAAAAAAGAAGCAATTAAAGGAAGAGCAGTAGGTCCAATCGGAAGAGCTTCCGGTATTACAGAAGATTTCCGTATAGGTCACTATACTTATGACGATTACTTTGACTTTAACGTTATTGTAAGGCATGAAGGAGACAATTACGCAAGAACAATGACAAGATTTGATGAAATACCTGAATCAATCAAAATTATTAGACAAGCTATAGATAATATACCAAAAGGTGAAGTTCGTACTCCTGCAAATATCAAATCTGGTTATGCTATGCGTCAAAATGAAGCTCCTCGTGGTGAAGTAACTTATATGATTGAAACCAATGGAAATCTGATTAAAAACATTTCAATCAGAACTCCAAGTATTGCAAACATGGACTCATGCGCAAAATACATGATTCGTGATGTTCCGACTGTTGCAGATGCAGTAGCAACCTATGCATCATGCGATCCTTGTGTTGCATGTGCCGAAAGGGTTGCCATAACTGATGAAGCTGGAAAAACCGCAATCAAAGACTTTTATGAGGTGAAATAA
- a CDS encoding 4Fe-4S binding protein, protein MSSLMWYVYEFARKRWADAFTNAHSLPDISEKPERFRDFPKVNKEYCIGCGACTVSCPSPNAIKLVRDEDSEEGAGLTYPVIKLGACIRCGFCAEVCPTDPKTLECGVNHHILPEFNIIPSKRQYIVDDYLCIKCKKCMKKCPVDAISLVNDKVAVDQLKCISCGECVDVCPVNGAMKAVFVDNLQDQKELIVLCVDYLEDFINNKEEDLRALDTDGLLQYEVPLSEIWDDALKIMPDDEVAFEIISNAVNRLKVRIIDWDKSKCEKCQLCIPDCPTQCISFDEQNDTIVRDKDRCLRCSICYQTCPFSVIKYFIAKFSMEDDKIIHTTVKASNLNEDLFME, encoded by the coding sequence ATGTCATCTCTAATGTGGTATGTCTACGAGTTTGCAAGAAAAAGATGGGCGGATGCATTTACAAATGCACATTCTCTGCCGGATATTTCAGAAAAACCTGAAAGGTTCAGGGACTTTCCAAAAGTAAATAAGGAATATTGTATAGGATGCGGTGCATGTACAGTATCATGTCCTTCACCGAATGCAATCAAACTGGTCCGTGATGAGGACTCAGAAGAAGGTGCAGGTTTGACATATCCTGTAATTAAATTAGGAGCATGTATTCGCTGCGGATTCTGTGCTGAAGTCTGTCCTACTGATCCTAAAACCTTGGAATGTGGTGTAAACCATCATATTTTACCTGAATTCAATATTATTCCATCAAAAAGACAGTACATTGTAGATGATTATCTCTGCATTAAATGTAAGAAATGTATGAAAAAATGTCCTGTCGATGCAATTTCACTCGTAAACGATAAAGTTGCTGTAGACCAGCTCAAATGTATCTCCTGCGGTGAATGTGTTGATGTATGTCCTGTAAACGGAGCTATGAAGGCAGTATTTGTTGACAATTTACAGGACCAGAAAGAGTTAATAGTTTTATGCGTAGATTATCTTGAAGATTTCATCAACAACAAGGAAGAAGATTTAAGAGCACTGGATACTGACGGACTCCTGCAGTATGAGGTTCCTCTTTCAGAAATCTGGGATGATGCATTGAAGATAATGCCTGATGATGAAGTTGCTTTCGAGATAATTTCCAATGCAGTCAACAGGCTTAAGGTAAGAATCATTGACTGGGACAAATCAAAATGTGAAAAATGTCAGCTGTGTATTCCTGACTGTCCGACTCAATGCATTTCATTTGATGAACAAAACGATACAATTGTAAGAGATAAGGATAGATGTTTACGTTGCAGTATATGTTATCAGACCTGTCCGTTTTCAGTAATTAAATATTTCATTGCTAAATTCTCAATGGAAGACGACAAGATTATACATACTACTGTAAAGGCATCAAATCTAAATGAGGATTTATTTATGGAGTGA
- a CDS encoding CPBP family intramembrane glutamic endopeptidase, with the protein MDKSVKDFNIRLRTIKLRELLVGIILAVIITAVLMGIFPIVYEDDNIFFIVLLSAVLLFFIWCLRGSTGLSKNFRNITEAKIRNEILYVFLINIIFAFLFPCLISGLDLIMGFYDPSWVTGFTDIDSVDITAGMLILEIVSSVIFAPLMEELVFRGVIFNRLKIRAGIIPAMLISSFLFGIGHSFGGMTSAFLFGICMCILYLKTDNILVPMSVHFINNVTATALEFTQIDLIISQMPWIIPATIITLIATVLLVKYIVQETSALKSRFP; encoded by the coding sequence ATGGACAAAAGTGTAAAAGATTTTAATATTCGTCTAAGGACAATTAAACTTAGAGAACTGCTTGTCGGGATTATTCTTGCTGTAATTATTACAGCAGTGCTGATGGGGATTTTTCCAATAGTTTATGAAGACGACAACATATTTTTCATTGTGCTTTTATCAGCAGTGCTTTTATTTTTCATATGGTGTTTGAGAGGCAGCACAGGTCTGTCTAAAAATTTCAGGAATATTACTGAAGCAAAAATTCGAAATGAAATTCTGTATGTCTTTTTGATAAACATAATATTTGCATTTCTGTTTCCCTGCCTGATTTCCGGGCTGGACTTGATTATGGGATTTTATGACCCGAGCTGGGTAACCGGCTTTACCGACATAGATTCTGTAGACATTACTGCCGGAATGCTTATTTTAGAAATTGTTTCATCTGTAATTTTTGCTCCGCTTATGGAAGAACTGGTATTTAGAGGAGTTATCTTTAACAGACTGAAAATCAGAGCCGGAATCATCCCTGCAATGCTCATTTCATCATTTCTGTTTGGAATTGGTCATTCATTTGGAGGAATGACAAGTGCGTTTCTCTTTGGAATCTGCATGTGCATATTATACTTGAAAACAGACAATATTCTCGTTCCGATGAGCGTTCATTTCATAAATAATGTTACTGCAACAGCTCTGGAATTCACACAGATTGATCTGATTATATCCCAAATGCCATGGATTATACCTGCAACAATAATAACATTGATAGCGACAGTTTTACTGGTTAAATACATCGTTCAGGAAACCAGCGCTTTAAAAAGCAGATTTCCTTAA
- a CDS encoding DUF2107 family protein, whose protein sequence is MLSVPLFFYFGIFLAIVGSIATAWGPGVNDPIVRTFNTEVASIGVCLVLLCYNHVLALLTLLATTVVISLILFRAIIRLEEMGADV, encoded by the coding sequence ATGCTTAGTGTTCCTTTATTCTTTTACTTTGGAATATTTCTAGCTATTGTAGGAAGTATAGCTACCGCATGGGGTCCTGGAGTCAATGACCCTATCGTAAGAACATTCAATACTGAAGTGGCATCAATCGGTGTCTGTTTAGTCTTATTGTGTTATAATCATGTTTTAGCTTTATTAACTTTACTTGCAACAACTGTTGTGATTTCTTTAATTTTATTTAGAGCTATTATTCGTTTGGAAGAAATGGGGGCAGACGTATGA
- the ehaA gene encoding energy-converting NiFe hydrogenase A subunit EhaA has protein sequence MFDLVYNTLFFASYSNVFGLGNVTLGSFDILLAYVVTIIVSIVVALALRIPLLPSKPYRYSFDVSAIYPTPIIAIGIFSIFLVLNYTFMYNGLLLAVIIGILSALFVKYLFDFVFPKPLNGDEGEDI, from the coding sequence ATGTTTGATTTGGTGTACAATACCTTATTCTTTGCTTCATACAGTAATGTTTTTGGACTGGGCAATGTAACACTCGGTTCATTTGATATTTTATTAGCTTATGTTGTAACTATTATTGTTTCCATAGTTGTAGCTTTAGCTTTAAGGATTCCATTACTTCCAAGCAAACCATACAGGTATTCTTTTGATGTAAGTGCTATATATCCGACTCCGATAATAGCTATTGGTATTTTTTCTATTTTCTTAGTTTTAAATTACACATTTATGTATAATGGATTGTTATTAGCTGTTATTATTGGTATTTTATCTGCATTATTTGTGAAATATTTATTTGATTTTGTATTTCCAAAGCCTTTGAATGGAGATGAGGGGGAGGATATATAA
- a CDS encoding EhaG family protein codes for MVLIPPYVPDVFISMYLPAIYAGLIVGFIATMAIALKREEIHILILTDLVGLAMIFVVSAVGTDLAEALILPGLVVELAETLAISEILLTREMRKIEQNPRRNLTKSSSLFPQPFALNMEILNTAPNFIALVLIGYGIFLTGFTGGAVAGGGIVLYALSKKARGLPVLMLDGIAGVSGIAWCLWIIGFLLFFVAPQYWLLSLFLAACGLLLKVASKVGLIGLLMREDIDKE; via the coding sequence ATGGTTTTAATACCTCCGTATGTTCCTGACGTATTCATTTCAATGTATCTGCCTGCAATCTATGCGGGTCTGATAGTCGGATTTATAGCAACCATGGCAATTGCTCTTAAAAGGGAAGAAATACACATTCTTATCCTTACCGATTTGGTCGGTCTTGCAATGATATTTGTAGTCTCAGCAGTCGGTACAGACCTGGCAGAGGCATTGATTTTACCTGGTCTGGTAGTTGAACTTGCAGAGACTTTGGCAATTTCAGAAATTTTGCTTACAAGAGAAATGCGTAAAATTGAGCAGAACCCAAGAAGAAATTTAACCAAATCTTCTTCACTATTCCCACAGCCTTTTGCACTGAATATGGAGATATTGAATACAGCTCCTAACTTTATTGCATTGGTACTGATAGGATATGGAATATTTTTAACCGGTTTTACTGGAGGAGCAGTAGCCGGTGGAGGAATAGTACTGTACGCACTGTCCAAAAAAGCAAGAGGTCTTCCTGTGCTCATGCTCGACGGCATTGCAGGAGTTTCTGGAATCGCATGGTGTTTATGGATTATAGGTTTCCTATTGTTCTTCGTAGCACCTCAATATTGGTTATTAAGTTTATTCTTGGCAGCATGTGGACTTTTATTAAAAGTAGCTTCAAAAGTCGGTTTAATTGGACTGCTTATGAGAGAGGATATTGATAAGGAGTAG
- a CDS encoding DUF2108 domain-containing protein: protein MEFLVSIIAIALMVIGAFGIIFLEKPLDKVIMFSILDAGFVLVVVLFKYLDVALFAALAGPLSTLVFILSIVKVNEIRKKKLESGDINA, encoded by the coding sequence ATGGAGTTTTTAGTATCAATTATTGCAATCGCTTTGATGGTAATCGGTGCATTCGGTATCATATTTCTTGAAAAACCGTTGGATAAAGTCATAATGTTTTCAATATTGGATGCCGGTTTCGTTTTAGTCGTTGTCTTATTCAAATATTTGGATGTAGCTTTGTTTGCAGCTTTAGCAGGTCCGTTATCTACTTTAGTATTTATTTTATCTATTGTTAAAGTCAATGAGATTAGAAAAAAGAAGCTAGAAAGTGGTGATATAAATGCTTAG
- a CDS encoding NADH-quinone oxidoreductase subunit B family protein translates to MLNAIRDVVRKSSIHVCIVNCGGCNGCDVECVALLSPRYDLEQYGIYVHNNPREADVLLLTGAVTEQWKDNLKRIYDKAPEPKIAVAVGNCPISGDVFNQEGGHVNAPASNFIPVAAEIPGCPPRPNEILEAILAVGPQAIADRGREQQ, encoded by the coding sequence ATGTTAAATGCTATAAGGGATGTTGTGAGAAAAAGCTCAATTCACGTCTGTATCGTAAATTGTGGCGGATGTAACGGATGTGACGTAGAATGTGTCGCATTGTTATCTCCAAGATACGACTTAGAGCAGTATGGTATTTATGTTCACAATAATCCTCGTGAAGCTGATGTTCTGTTGTTAACAGGTGCTGTAACCGAACAATGGAAAGATAACTTAAAAAGAATATATGATAAGGCTCCTGAACCAAAAATTGCAGTAGCGGTTGGAAACTGCCCGATATCTGGAGATGTATTCAATCAGGAAGGGGGTCATGTAAATGCACCTGCATCCAATTTCATTCCGGTTGCGGCAGAAATTCCGGGATGTCCTCCAAGACCTAATGAAATATTGGAGGCAATTTTGGCTGTCGGACCGCAAGCTATTGCTGACAGAGGGAGGGAGCAACAATGA
- a CDS encoding respiratory chain complex I subunit 1 family protein, whose protein sequence is MNLMAEILIQVVIAFLAGSLLLGLHRKVMARVQKRPGPPIVQHLIHSLKFFFKETAFPKTVSKVFYVGITFILALIWIVGVIAGPVAHDSLLILFGVYAVYKIVEHNSGSSSGSPYGKLSCVRAVLSAATELPLFAAIVFVYLVTGTMNIGEIITYQSVHGPLIFTIPLAALMFFMLIITKSPYSPFAITKDKVLISGFETEHFGLLRGFMHFSESIAWYVMLWVFLTIFFGPLNAVGYLIGMIAITFITGFINAATPLFSPNHSVMTQITIGAICFFGTVLMIFTGVVA, encoded by the coding sequence ATGAATTTGATGGCAGAAATATTAATTCAAGTTGTAATTGCATTTCTAGCGGGAAGTCTTCTTCTAGGTTTGCACAGAAAAGTAATGGCACGTGTTCAGAAACGTCCGGGACCACCTATAGTCCAGCATCTGATTCATTCTTTAAAATTCTTCTTTAAAGAAACCGCATTTCCAAAAACTGTTTCAAAAGTATTTTATGTAGGAATTACATTTATTTTAGCATTGATTTGGATTGTCGGTGTTATTGCAGGTCCTGTAGCTCATGATTCATTATTAATATTATTCGGTGTTTATGCAGTCTACAAGATTGTTGAGCATAACTCAGGGTCAAGTTCAGGTTCTCCATACGGTAAATTAAGTTGTGTAAGGGCTGTTCTTTCAGCGGCAACTGAACTTCCTCTGTTTGCAGCAATCGTGTTTGTTTACCTTGTTACCGGTACAATGAACATTGGAGAAATCATAACATATCAGTCAGTACATGGTCCTTTAATATTCACAATTCCGCTTGCAGCACTGATGTTTTTCATGCTGATTATTACCAAATCCCCTTACTCTCCATTTGCAATAACAAAAGATAAAGTTTTAATCTCAGGATTTGAAACTGAGCACTTTGGACTTTTAAGAGGATTTATGCACTTTTCAGAGTCAATTGCATGGTATGTGATGCTTTGGGTATTTTTAACAATATTCTTCGGTCCGCTCAACGCTGTCGGATATCTTATTGGAATGATTGCAATTACATTCATCACAGGATTTATCAATGCGGCAACTCCGCTTTTCAGTCCTAATCATTCAGTCATGACTCAAATTACTATAGGAGCAATATGCTTCTTTGGAACAGTATTGATGATATTTACAGGAGTGGTAGCATGA
- a CDS encoding energy-converting hydrogenase subunit EhaL family protein, with protein sequence MLDYMIYIITFAVGSILGLLYSYKQHGEPFVAVTKINIPFTVVSIVGWVLGFCSGNIILSAVGFLLAGFVMGERPGYGRKETAIGLVIGIIAYVLLKFNAMM encoded by the coding sequence ATGTTAGATTATATGATTTATATAATTACATTTGCAGTCGGATCCATTCTTGGGCTGCTTTACAGTTACAAACAGCATGGCGAACCGTTTGTTGCAGTGACTAAAATCAATATTCCATTTACAGTAGTTTCAATTGTCGGTTGGGTTTTAGGATTTTGTTCAGGAAACATAATTTTATCTGCAGTAGGTTTTCTCCTTGCAGGATTTGTAATGGGCGAAAGACCTGGTTACGGTAGAAAGGAAACCGCAATAGGTCTGGTTATTGGAATAATTGCATATGTATTATTGAAATTTAACGCTATGATGTGA
- a CDS encoding DUF788 domain-containing protein produces MASQKIISIILLVLSTIAILACLVINFDVWIVYTVAIFGIPTWVLSLGLLTMAKPKAEDAEERVKEPFTGY; encoded by the coding sequence ATGGCTAGTCAAAAAATCATATCTATAATATTATTGGTTTTATCAACCATAGCTATTCTGGCATGTTTAGTCATAAACTTTGATGTATGGATTGTTTATACTGTAGCTATCTTTGGTATTCCAACATGGGTTTTATCTTTAGGTTTGCTTACAATGGCAAAACCGAAAGCGGAAGATGCAGAAGAAAGGGTCAAAGAACCATTTACTGGATATTAG
- a CDS encoding DUF2109 domain-containing protein, whose product MYVEIIGVIVIFVALRALITKNKAERLLYINVIGFGVSALIALVINTPFALIVAAAFFICSTISANAIAYTLKRLDDEILLE is encoded by the coding sequence ATGTATGTTGAAATAATTGGAGTTATAGTTATATTCGTAGCATTAAGGGCATTAATAACTAAAAACAAGGCTGAAAGACTTTTGTATATAAATGTCATAGGATTTGGAGTTTCAGCTTTAATTGCATTGGTAATCAACACTCCATTCGCTCTTATTGTTGCGGCTGCATTCTTTATTTGTTCTACAATCAGTGCAAATGCGATTGCATATACTTTAAAAAGACTCGATGATGAAATACTATTGGAGTGA
- a CDS encoding 4Fe-4S binding protein — protein MSVMIDSYTKTPRPLRHVDVDYLVDQTKCAKCSDKPCLDSCPIDAIYMDEDDGLIKLRNTCFGCVLCRNSCPYDAITLDVHMDAPKKENVPNINTKLCKACGACVQACKNGSIHIKADGKHEPHSEIDKDTCVRCGYCFRVCPTDAIKYGQLLPKTVKGGKAIVVNQDKCIGCMTCTRVCPSMGAINVARTNKLPYINPGYCARCEECMHSCPSTAIKYSSRKKAYKMYSEIKSFDIVSEIIDHDMKRLSLDLISLNKVLEKVGKSIAIEFNDQNFENFIECKVNDMMERELKISLDSHIEVSKFTKLFGSYLMDRNIEVYDKKCVACGDCKNVCPVGAIETDGPNPIKINDNCIYCGKCVEQCQFDAIGAYDDYFYSKDTDLYYARSYLFAQRLGDFSLSSEKCQACAICAKNCPVEALTLTDDDKIEFDSEKCIYCRNCEAICPLDAIRIVNFR, from the coding sequence GTGAGTGTTATGATTGATAGTTATACTAAAACACCAAGGCCATTAAGGCATGTTGATGTCGATTATCTTGTTGATCAGACAAAATGTGCAAAATGCAGTGATAAGCCTTGTCTTGATTCATGTCCGATTGATGCAATCTATATGGATGAAGATGATGGTCTTATAAAATTAAGAAATACCTGTTTCGGCTGTGTATTATGTCGTAATTCTTGCCCATATGATGCAATTACTCTTGATGTTCATATGGACGCTCCTAAAAAGGAAAACGTTCCAAACATCAACACAAAATTATGTAAGGCATGCGGAGCATGTGTGCAGGCATGTAAAAACGGTTCCATACATATCAAGGCCGACGGAAAACATGAACCTCACAGTGAAATCGACAAGGATACCTGCGTCAGGTGCGGATACTGTTTCAGAGTATGTCCGACCGATGCGATTAAATACGGTCAGCTGCTTCCTAAAACAGTTAAGGGAGGAAAAGCAATTGTCGTTAATCAGGATAAATGTATAGGATGTATGACATGTACAAGAGTATGTCCTTCAATGGGCGCAATCAATGTTGCAAGAACAAACAAGCTTCCATATATCAATCCGGGATATTGTGCAAGATGTGAAGAGTGTATGCATTCCTGTCCTTCAACAGCAATCAAATATTCCTCACGTAAAAAAGCATACAAAATGTACAGTGAGATAAAATCATTCGATATCGTTTCAGAAATCATAGATCATGACATGAAACGTCTGTCTTTGGATTTAATCAGTTTAAACAAAGTCCTTGAAAAAGTCGGAAAATCCATAGCAATCGAATTCAATGACCAGAACTTTGAAAACTTCATAGAGTGCAAAGTCAATGACATGATGGAACGTGAGCTGAAGATAAGTCTTGACTCTCACATTGAAGTGTCCAAGTTCACAAAGCTATTCGGATCTTATCTGATGGACAGAAACATCGAAGTATATGACAAAAAATGTGTCGCATGCGGTGACTGTAAAAACGTATGTCCTGTTGGAGCTATTGAAACCGATGGTCCAAATCCAATAAAAATCAATGACAACTGTATTTATTGCGGTAAATGTGTAGAACAGTGTCAGTTTGATGCAATCGGAGCTTATGATGATTACTTCTACAGCAAAGACACAGATTTATACTATGCAAGGTCTTATCTCTTTGCTCAAAGACTTGGTGACTTTTCACTGTCTAGTGAAAAATGTCAGGCATGTGCAATATGTGCCAAAAATTGTCCTGTTGAAGCATTGACATTAACTGATGATGATAAAATAGAATTTGACAGTGAAAAATGTATTTACTGCAGAAACTGTGAGGCAATATGTCCTCTTGATGCAATCAGAATTGTTAACTTCAGGTGA